The region TCCAGTAATCCCGCTCGGTTCAAAAGGTCTACAAAGGCTCTATAATGCTCAACTCTCGGCTGAATACCATAAACTCTACTCATGCTGTCAAAAATTTGTCTTCCTCGATCCACCGGACCCATCTGACTACTAGCACTGAGAACACAAATGAAAGTCACCTCATTCGGCCTAACACCTTCATTTTCCATGCTATCAAACAATTCAATCACCTTCTCACTGTGACCATGATTTGATAACCCTGAAATCATGGGTGTGTAGGCAAAAACATCTCTCTCCGTCATCTCATCAAACACTTTCAATGCATTCTCAATGCAACCACACTTGGCATACATATCTATTAGTGCAGTCCCTAAAATCCTGTCCAGCACCATCCATACATATCTATCAGTGGTATTCTTAGGATTGATCAATGTACACTAGTCGTTGCTtctttagataaatttattgaTTTGTGCTTGATGTCTTGTTGTGCTAAGAAGATGAGATCATTGGAGAAACGACCTTAGACAAAAGCTAAAATTGGCATGGTCAGGCGATTTAGGATAGATTCAGACATTATTTTAAGAAGATGAAATTTTTATACAATtaattggataaaaaaattgaatgatatGAAATCTTGGAGTTTGTTAGGAATTTATTAGGAGTTGTTAGGCTATTCGTTGCTTCTTTAATGTGTGTTTATTCATTCTGTTTTCTAGTTGGAGATTTTGGATCTAATTTCTCTATCCAAGTAATCAATGAAATAGCTATTACTCAAATTGaaactaaaacataaattaaaattcaagtaGAAAAACAAAGACCAActcaatgagaaaaaaattaaaaacataaaaagcaaaatcaaaacaaattgtAAAATAGAATGCGATTGCCTCTAACAGCCTGGAATTTTTCTCAAGCTTAAGATCAAAACGCACCCCAGAGATCTAGAACATCTTCAATAAATCGGTCTGAGAAAACCCACTGAGATCTAGAACATCTTGTATAATcaatttgagagaaaaaaagaagaaatgagaTTGGATCTACTGGTATATTTGTCGAGGCTCTCAATGGTGAATAGATTTGACTAGTCCTTCCGGTGAGTTTATCTCTTGGCTGGCTCAAAAGAGAGGGATGGAGATGGATGGGAGAAGGAGAGAGGAAAGGATGAGAGTGCGGGATGAGCGGCGTCCCACCGATTTAGAGGGATGCCACTCATCCCATTCTCAGGGATGGGGGCCATCCCCATCCAGCCCCATCCGGGAAACAAAACACCCGGATGGGATTGTAGCCATGGATATCCCATCACCATCCTGGGATATCCCGGGCACCAAACACTACCTAAATGTTGGTCACCATCACAAGTAAAGatagaagaaaaacaaacattttaCCATATTGGCACTAGAGTCCCATGTGTATGGATGAGGTTCTGAGTTAGAACGCTAGCCGCAGAGTCAAATTGCATGGTATATTTAGAAAGCATATGCAGGCCTTTTGACACGTGGCTTGTCCACtttgttataataaatatataatcccCGCTGCAGAGTGAGATTGCATAGTATATTTAGAAAACTATGCACACCCTTTGACACATGACTTGTccattttgttaatatatatatatatatatagatatatatgatgAAGATCCAACATATGAAAATCTCCAGGCAAGATATATATGGTTGTAGTTCATGATTACTCACACTACCATGCACAACAGAGGGTTGTTTAagaaaatgttatatttttcacACCATATTCTCCATCACCACCCTCATGTTTCATTAACATCTCTTTTGCCACTTTCATTAATATAGATACATCATATTTGCTTTCTTTatgattgattgtttttttttgtttttccttttaacCCTGATCCCTTAGTTCctactttaattttgtttaatttagaTTTAGCAAATGGATTAATCTTTAGATTGATAGTAGGAGAGaattaattctaataattcTAGTCCTCGTAGGATTGACATTTTTCTTCTAAAGCACACTGTTTTATTTGATATGATAAGTGCACTTATAAGCCACTTGGAAAAAGTGATGACTACTTTCCGCAAGTGCGCGGATTGTTTCacgtaataaagtggtaccccatgaggagTAGGTTTGTTGAACCATAAGGATTGGGACTTCTAGTACTGATTTCTCCTCTAATCTCTAGTTGGTCAATAATGGGTTGGTTGTGAtttaactaaactaaaagaatcGAGATGGATGAAAGGTTATGTGAAGACAAATAGAGTGTGCAAACAATGAGAAGTAATGCCCCTGACTAATTCCTAAGTGCAttagtgtactgacttgctTCCAATGATTATCAAGTACATTCCAAGGTTCTTTCGTGTGCTAACTAGCAATTTTGTATCTATGGCTTTCCAagacttcaaattttataattgttacTACGGGTCTTTTACACGTCAACTTTTGCAATTACACGAATGCAATTATAACTTCGACAATCAACACACATCGATTTTCATAACTACAACTACACAagtcaagcacatcaagttatacaacacAAGGTTTAACATAAGAAGACTATGGAACTCCATAATCATTGAATAATCAAGTAAATCAaaagtacactaagcaacaAGGTTCATAGCCCGGGCATTGTGAAACAGTTAGCCCTTCATGAGTTCATACGATTGAGAAATAGAAAAGGGatacaaaaataaagagaaatcaTGACTCCCTCTTCTCAATTTAGCTCAAAAAAACCTCATTGGCTTGGCTAGCTTCACTCTTTAGATGTGCCTCTAATGCTATCTTGGTCTCCcaagaaggtgtggtgaagttTGTTCTTAAAATCCGACGAATGttcaaagatgaagataaaaaccCTGGCCAAGCTCTCCTTTGAAAAACCTAGATCTAAGCAATAAAAGGAACTTTTTGGGCTCAACACGGCCTAAGCATAGGCGTGCTTAAAAGCCGTGCTCTTCTTGAGACTTTGGTGAAAATCGGCTAAGTGCCCAGGTAGAGGAATACACGGggagagcacggtcgtgctctatTCATGCTTAGCATAAGCACTCTCGTGAAAGGGCAGAGAAAGTGTACTTCAGTTGAATGAAAAAAGCTCTTGAAATAAAGAGAAATGCACGGGGAGGAAGCACTCCCGTGGTTCACCCATGCTGCCCTGGAGTGCACCCATGCTTGCATTATTGCTTAGCTCTGCTGAAGTCAGCAATAAGCACGACGAAGAAGCATGCTCGTGTTTAGGCCATGCTTGGCTTGATCACTTAGAAAATGATGTTCTTTTACCGATTTTTCTTCCAATTTCActcctaattaatgctttaAGCCCTAGGATTCTGcacaataaacaaattatacCCAGACTAGCATCGAATATAACCAAAGAATGCTTAGAAGACGAACAAAAGTATAATTTAGAGGtatataaaacatgatatgaaatgtacTCATTAAAAAGTTACATCAAGTTTAGTTCTTTCCTCATGATGGTGCTTTGGCTAGGTTTGAATTATGGTAACCAAtgtcttttcttctctcttttatcCATTCCTCTAGTTTTGTCTCTTTTCCTTCACtctttaattttacttttcctCAGCGCTATTTCAACATCCTTATCCTTTACTCCTTCTAGAATTCATCcaaaactttcaattttttggaagaaatttttgttttagcCACTTATATGAAAAATCTTCACTAGAAAGCCTTTAAAAATTGATAGTAAGTTCATGAAGTTTTGGAATGTTACAATCTGCTCAGTGAACTAAATAGTTCCCTAAATGACTTTGACAATTGTAACGGAAACAACATAATATTTTACTTTGGTTgaagaatgaacaaaaatacATTACTTTTAAAAAGATTAGTTATAGTATATTTTTCAGAGGAACAAAATATATGTTGAGGTAGAGATGAAATCATTCAAATCATTACCCTCCTAATCTCCATTAAACAAGGTAGACAAAGTATGTGTTGATAATTTCTAATGTAGAAGGTCATGAGTTAACATATGTTGATATATCAAATAACATATTTTATAGCTTGCCAATAAGTTAAAAGAAGAACAATGTGCATATAAATTAAGACAACTTGTTCAATGTAATATGGATGGATGATTGGCACGCTTTACGTGTGTATATATCACAAGTGCATGAGTCattaagtaataccttgtgggtgAATACGAAGGTCATATTGTCACGACCCGACCCGCAggcccacgggacgcgacaaCCACCACGACGATATCAACCACAATAATAAACAGAAATTAGAGAGGTTCAGCACAGGgaaagcaacaacaacaacacacagCTGATACACGAAGGGTTTAAGAGTTGCATACTGCAAGCTAACAACAAGGTTTTCTACATACTAGCAAATCCCAAGTCTCAACAACGTATGCATGAACAAAATGAACATACATAAATTGAAAGGAAATGCAACATAGAGAACAGTAGTAAATGCTCAGCACACCGCCACACAGccacacctactacctgcaaaaGGCTGGGAAGAGGAAAGGGAGGTGAGCAACTAACGTTACATAGTGAGGGaaggttagcacaaatctaatagaaatataccacaataataacaaaaatctccaaatatgatactttacaaataaaaaaactagtttagcccataaatacatataatagcaaactttaatacaaaaatagcaAGAAAGATAAAAGAAGAAGGCATTCTACTTCAATTACGGTTTTGGAATATCAAAGTGTAAAAATACTATATATGGAGTTCCAAATTATGGAAAAGATAATCATGAAGCAAAACTTCCACCataaacatgtaaatcaaaatagttctcAACCCAGAATAaagcaacacccaacactcacccagcataaagtggtctagaaacctccctAAACTTTCACCTTGGCAGCAGCTAGGTTTAGAGTCATCaaagtactcatgcccttgagcTAACACCTTtgaacacaagaaacaacacgTAAATTCTTTCCTTTGAACACAAATTGCAGAAAGAAGCACCAAGCAATAAACTCCTTCCAGGGTTAAAACTTCTCAAAGCAATCATAATAATCCATAAAAAACTCATTTAGCAAtatagattatataaacatataaatatgggCAATCATCTAATAGAATCATGCTTAATAGTCCCACTCACAAGTTTGACGATTTCTCTTTCTCGCAAGCTAATCCTCGGCTAACTCTTTGCCTCGAGCTAACACCTCACCTCCTTGCAaatcacaacaacaacatcaaagttTAGTACAAAAATCCAAGTGAAGAAACCCTAAATTCCTTTGACAAAATATCCCTAAATTGATCCTAGtgttggctcaaaactaggtttaaatATTACGAATGAAGTTATAAGGGTTATAGCTTCATTCTAatacaaagaaatcaaagaaacaaggaaATCTTACCAGTGTTACAGTAAATTGGGGATTGCTACATTAACCAAGAAATTGCTAAGTAAAACCAGCCCTTAAACAatggttttctcctgatttaCAACACCTaaacaagaaatttctttacaaacattcacacaaatgaataacaaagatTATGGATTCAATTTGAGCTAAAATCAACTCAAACCAAGAGATATTTTtaggttttcaaaaattttcaaaaatgatgaaatacgaGAGAAATACGAAAGAAAACCTTGGATAGAAGCTCCTACCGAGctcaagaggatgagaggaagagagtggATGCTTTGATTCACTGGAAAAGCTTGCCGGAGAATTTTTTCTCACTTTGAGGTGCTCGACCGAATAAGAAAGaattgagaagaagaaagaatgaagaagaaggaaagaaaggtGTAGAAATTTCTAGATGCTACAGTACCGAGCTGGCACAGTAACATGCTGCTATAGCTACAATATCGGGCGCTATAGTACAGACTGAAAAATAGTAACGGGCCGCTACAGTAACAGGATGAAAAGCAATATTGGGTTGTATATAGCTACATGCTTTTACAGTACAGGTTGCTACAGTATATGTCGCTACAGTAAATAACACATATTCCTTAGGGAACGATGAGAGGTTCCTGTTACTTCCTTttcgcttaatcaatagcctaaaagTCTATGATGTTTCTTAATTTAACTCCTACAAACTAagtaacaaattaaaattgaggaTCGTTAAGAGGTGACAATTTTATCTAGTATTGGACCgagggaattcaaaggcctactagtcccaatctcttggtaaCCAGGTCTAAAAgcactagaaacttaagataCTATATCTTCCACCTCATCCTCCTATGtctgtgataagtgcttgtgtataagtaatacaaagtattcttttacttacattgagcatcacttttataagattttatcatttatttgtgtgtatttgtgttcttttgtgcatgtagggttgtggagataaagttggatgaaaaaaagcaaaaagtagatcgtggacatgattgtgatgaagttcttagattgaacaaaggtgaagacacaagttgtgctcaaagacatgtaggtgtgtgccaacctccattgtgctcaagagaatacacaaaatggaggggtacaaaggcagccacactcatttgttctgaCTCGTGCATCATtagcaagagcttcgtcaatgtggttgcATTGAAGATGTGACACgatctacctcatggatgtgtgcccattcatatggcctcgatgaaaagagtggatccgggagcattttggcgaagtactgtactaaaacactgtagcaaaatcactgtagtagttaatGTTCATAGAGTGCAGGAAATGAAGGCcaggaaatccacacggccatgtggaaattccacatgcccatgtggatgcccgattccatcccctATAAATAGCGTGTTTTGAGGATTCTTTGAAAAtcatttttcccatcttttgtccACCTTTGAAGccactcgcggctagggtttggagaggctttgcctaggttttcggagcggttctacggccttcgacatcacattcctttggaagagagctattgggggagctttcattggcatcgatttggcgaggtgtgccctaggcttgacaagggaacctttggagaagacaagacggctccacaagaccatcgatacggactataagggggttttatctatggattgcatgcatttactcttgattttgtatttgcttgtgtattgctccatggagagctaaccccctagtgggtgcttggacttgtaaaccctaggatgatgttgtttcattgactcttattatatttctttaattgatgttctaattgagtttcaaccttgaatgcttgttgaattgattttcccttagagtgatactagggttgagaatctatcttggtaatccttgtgaatgagtgacacttcattagggttagacaaagcaagattggagagggtcgagagggtgagtcaagaggtaacgaaacatcccctttcccttctaatgtagtttatcctacctccacattccaaaagttctttctggtcatgatagag is a window of Dioscorea cayenensis subsp. rotundata cultivar TDr96_F1 chromosome 5, TDr96_F1_v2_PseudoChromosome.rev07_lg8_w22 25.fasta, whole genome shotgun sequence DNA encoding:
- the LOC120259928 gene encoding pentatricopeptide repeat-containing protein At5g66520-like, with amino-acid sequence MVLDRILGTALIDMYAKCGCIENALKVFDEMTERDVFAYTPMISGLSNHGHSEKVIELFDSMENEGVRPNEVTFICVLSASSQMGPVDRGRQIFDSMSRVYGIQPRVEHYRAFVDLLNRAGLLEEARRIVLEMPMEPDPYVLGALLNACRVHREVELGKETVESLVKLGINHSGVLRIVKCLLVLFPLDEY